The following are from one region of the Natranaerobius trueperi genome:
- a CDS encoding RnfABCDGE type electron transport complex subunit D, whose translation MSEPNLNMASPHLDSGIKLESAMRDIMLALVPVTLTSIYFYGAQAIFLILVSITSSVLTEIVAKKLKSEQITIQDGSAVLIGLFIGLLLSPFSSVWRAVFASVIAIGIAKELVGGLGWNYFNPALFGYVITLILARFFPFLASSDIKITSVDGISQATPLTMIQTQMDPPAIWELLLAYPGGALSETSALAVILGGVYLIYQKHINWRIPVSILATSFLLVLPFDVNPVYFILSGGLIMGAFFMATDWVTSPVNNKGMIIYGIGIGVLIVMFRMLLPPTGGVALAILIMNVLVPQIENVTKHPSLAEPKFDKFPG comes from the coding sequence GTGAGTGAACCCAATTTAAATATGGCGTCCCCTCACTTAGATAGTGGGATAAAATTAGAAAGTGCCATGAGGGATATAATGCTGGCACTAGTACCTGTGACACTAACTTCAATATATTTTTATGGGGCGCAAGCAATATTTTTAATATTAGTTAGTATTACATCTTCAGTGTTAACAGAAATTGTAGCTAAAAAACTAAAAAGTGAACAAATAACGATACAAGATGGAAGTGCAGTACTAATCGGTTTATTTATAGGATTATTGTTATCACCCTTCTCATCTGTTTGGCGTGCTGTATTTGCTAGTGTAATTGCAATAGGTATTGCTAAAGAATTAGTAGGTGGACTGGGTTGGAATTATTTTAACCCGGCTTTGTTTGGATATGTAATAACCTTGATATTAGCACGCTTTTTTCCATTTTTAGCTAGCTCTGATATAAAAATTACGTCTGTTGATGGAATATCCCAAGCGACACCTTTAACAATGATACAAACACAAATGGACCCTCCTGCAATTTGGGAGTTACTATTAGCATATCCAGGAGGAGCGTTGTCTGAGACATCTGCACTAGCAGTTATTCTAGGTGGTGTTTATTTAATATATCAAAAACACATAAACTGGCGGATCCCTGTCAGTATTTTAGCTACAAGCTTTCTATTGGTACTTCCCTTTGATGTAAATCCAGTTTATTTTATACTAAGCGGTGGATTAATAATGGGTGCATTTTTTATGGCGACTGATTGGGTAACTTCTCCAGTTAATAATAAGGGTATGATAATTTATGGAATTGGTATAGGTGTATTAATAGTTATGTTTAGAATGTTACTCCCACCGACAGGAGGAGTAGCACTGGCTATACTAATAATGAATGTGTTAGTACCTCAAATAGAAAATGTGACTAAACATCCTTCACTAGCAGAACCCAAATTTGATAAGTTTCCTGGTTAA
- the rsxC gene encoding electron transport complex subunit RsxC, producing MEVKSFVGGAYIPHYKEFTEKKKITNFLVPERVVIPLSQHIGAHCESLVQKGDKIKVGDKIGDSDEYISAPVHSSVTGVVEKIEKRPIYDGSEVSCVVVKTSKEQEQSFKDVAKRNIDEMNIDELKKAIKEAGIVGMGGASFPTYVQVNQSKKIDTLIINGAECEPFLTCDHRQMAEYAKELVKGAKIMAKIIEADNCYFGIEVNKPDAIEALNQETKNIEGFEVVPLDCKFPQGYKTNIIKAVTGRDVPRGARSAEIGCLVRNVGTTVAIYEACAYNKPLYERVVTVTGPKVKKPGNYIIRVGTPVKFILEQVGVEDLDESTVVMGGPMTGAAQSHLDAPVVKNTTGVIVLPSEISRMQKDHYDCVRCGKCVEYCPMHLYPNKLSIYAEADMFDECEKWNVTDCAECGLCAFVCPSYRPIIKYIQKVKPIIKKKNR from the coding sequence GTGGAAGTAAAGAGCTTTGTCGGAGGAGCATATATTCCCCATTATAAAGAGTTTACTGAAAAAAAGAAGATAACGAATTTTCTAGTTCCTGAGCGTGTAGTTATTCCTTTAAGTCAGCATATTGGCGCTCACTGTGAAAGTCTAGTTCAAAAAGGAGACAAAATTAAAGTTGGGGATAAAATAGGTGACTCAGATGAGTATATAAGTGCTCCTGTTCATTCAAGTGTGACAGGTGTAGTAGAAAAAATAGAGAAACGTCCTATTTATGATGGGTCAGAGGTTTCTTGTGTGGTAGTTAAAACTTCTAAAGAACAAGAGCAATCTTTTAAAGATGTTGCCAAGAGAAATATTGATGAAATGAATATTGATGAGTTAAAAAAAGCTATTAAAGAAGCTGGGATTGTCGGAATGGGTGGTGCCTCCTTTCCAACATATGTTCAAGTGAACCAATCAAAAAAGATAGATACACTAATCATAAATGGTGCAGAATGTGAACCTTTTTTAACCTGTGATCATCGTCAAATGGCAGAGTATGCAAAAGAGCTTGTAAAGGGAGCAAAAATAATGGCTAAAATTATTGAAGCTGATAATTGTTACTTCGGTATAGAAGTTAATAAACCAGACGCAATAGAAGCACTTAATCAAGAAACTAAAAATATAGAGGGATTTGAAGTTGTACCATTAGATTGTAAGTTTCCTCAAGGTTATAAAACGAATATTATAAAAGCTGTAACTGGAAGAGATGTACCTAGAGGTGCTAGATCGGCAGAAATTGGTTGTTTAGTAAGAAATGTTGGGACTACTGTAGCTATCTATGAAGCATGTGCGTACAACAAACCACTATATGAAAGAGTTGTTACTGTAACAGGACCAAAGGTAAAAAAACCAGGTAATTATATTATCAGAGTTGGTACACCAGTAAAATTTATATTAGAACAAGTTGGTGTAGAAGATTTAGATGAATCTACTGTAGTTATGGGAGGGCCTATGACAGGAGCAGCCCAAAGCCATTTAGATGCCCCAGTAGTTAAAAACACTACAGGTGTGATTGTTTTACCATCTGAAATATCTAGAATGCAGAAAGATCATTACGATTGTGTTAGATGTGGTAAATGTGTAGAGTACTGCCCTATGCACTTATATCCAAATAAACTAAGTATTTACGCTGAAGCTGATATGTTTGATGAATGCGAGAAGTGGAATGTAACTGATTGTGCTGAATGTGGGTTATGTGCCTTCGTGTGTCCTAGTTATAGACCCATAATCAAGTATATCCAAAAAGTAAAGCCAATTATTAAAAAGAAAAATAGGTAG
- a CDS encoding 4Fe-4S dicluster domain-containing protein has product MVNLQDYTMLFDESICAGCEACTVACKQIHELPNEVFRTKMAEIEWGDFPNVASVFNKNACYHCEDAACIKACPTGACHKSEEGLTVMNSDVCINCNWCVTSCPFGYIAPDRSNGVMEKCSMCEERLREGKDTLCKETCTTRAIKGGSRDEMIRYGRKRVEKLKEQGFNEANLYGEKQLGGLKVLSVLRYDPEKYSLPKDPQIPLSLSLWNKLPLGPTVLIAGGFLVAFNFFHNRKFKDKINKSTDSDEYGSE; this is encoded by the coding sequence ATGGTTAATTTACAAGATTATACTATGTTATTTGATGAGTCAATTTGTGCTGGATGTGAAGCTTGTACAGTAGCATGTAAACAGATACACGAACTTCCAAATGAAGTTTTTCGGACTAAAATGGCTGAAATTGAATGGGGAGATTTTCCAAATGTAGCTTCTGTATTTAATAAAAATGCTTGTTATCACTGTGAAGATGCTGCTTGTATCAAAGCATGTCCTACTGGTGCTTGTCATAAGTCAGAAGAAGGTTTAACTGTCATGAATAGTGATGTATGTATTAACTGTAATTGGTGTGTCACTAGTTGTCCATTTGGTTATATAGCTCCTGATAGATCTAATGGAGTCATGGAAAAATGTAGCATGTGTGAAGAAAGGCTTAGAGAAGGTAAAGACACTTTATGTAAGGAAACTTGTACTACTAGAGCAATTAAAGGAGGTTCTAGAGATGAGATGATAAGATATGGCAGGAAAAGGGTAGAAAAATTAAAAGAACAAGGTTTTAATGAGGCTAACTTGTATGGTGAAAAACAATTAGGTGGGTTAAAGGTTTTATCGGTGTTAAGGTATGATCCTGAAAAATATAGCCTACCAAAAGATCCACAAATACCATTAAGTCTTTCTTTGTGGAACAAATTACCACTTGGACCAACTGTATTAATAGCAGGAGGTTTTTTAGTAGCTTTTAATTTCTTTCATAATCGAAAGTTTAAAGATAAGATCAATAAATCCACTGATTCAGATGAATATGGATCAGAATAG
- a CDS encoding molybdopterin-containing oxidoreductase family protein, translating to MDEKVAVNRRTFIKTAVGTGLAMGTGLKVPNFVKAKSKEQNALYEKGAKEVPTVCGVCSGGCAAKAYVKNDRVKQLVGNPKDQAAGGKLCVKGYNSIETLYDPDRVKYPMKRTNPDKGIGVDPKFVKISWDEALDHIANKLNTIVDEYGPEALMFIMRSNPFSSRLGKAIGTPNFISHQSTCFTTQEVMWRSMVTGGGKPWTYDLENSNYILSFGCDLLGKAKNMHLRNTASALENGAKLVVLDPRKSTTASRAHEWIPIKPGTDLAFALAMIKVIVEEDLYDKDFVNKYTEGIDEIKEFVKDYTPEWAEKITEIPKDTIVKIAREFSNNKPAFIPSHKRDAAGPNYSNSSRLAQAQIILNALVGSIDRKGGAILSRNPGFPGFDEVFPSPEFPQPKTQRIDGFEQHPIISEMYRGDFATLAEGILTENPYPVKAALLRGYTTLSFPNAKRMTKALTKLDFLVTFEILPSEAVQLSDIVLPEPHWLESSGFSDRGYHCLHPQVAVRLPASERLHDTRGFSSIITDLAKRMGYGEYFEGVSGEKWNDKQLKGIGTSWEELSNDPDGLWSKQLPFEPTTEFDTPSGKIELYSTVLKENGYDPLPYWKAKREEPSEEYPFYFIISRPSVHKMHSTQNNPIANEISPENHAVMNSKTALELGINDGDEVIVESKVSQIKVNAKLIEGIRPDCVMVKHGFGRWSKELSVAHSKGANEGDLIPDMTVDEMRNINDPGAGACMSDFCVKVFKA from the coding sequence ATGGATGAAAAAGTAGCGGTAAACCGTAGGACATTTATAAAGACTGCTGTTGGTACAGGTTTGGCTATGGGGACAGGTTTAAAGGTGCCTAACTTTGTTAAGGCAAAAAGTAAAGAACAAAATGCTTTATATGAAAAAGGCGCTAAAGAAGTCCCAACAGTTTGTGGAGTCTGTAGTGGTGGGTGTGCTGCAAAAGCATATGTAAAAAATGATAGAGTTAAACAACTAGTTGGAAATCCTAAAGATCAAGCAGCAGGAGGAAAACTTTGCGTAAAAGGTTATAACTCAATAGAAACTTTGTATGATCCAGATAGAGTAAAATATCCAATGAAAAGGACAAATCCTGATAAAGGAATTGGGGTTGACCCCAAATTTGTAAAAATATCTTGGGATGAAGCATTAGATCATATAGCAAATAAACTTAATACAATTGTTGATGAATATGGACCAGAAGCTTTGATGTTTATCATGAGAAGTAATCCATTTTCTTCTAGGTTAGGTAAAGCTATTGGAACTCCAAACTTTATTTCTCATCAAAGTACTTGTTTTACAACACAAGAAGTGATGTGGCGTTCAATGGTTACTGGGGGCGGAAAACCTTGGACTTATGATCTAGAAAACAGTAATTACATTCTTTCCTTTGGGTGTGACTTATTAGGAAAGGCAAAGAACATGCATTTAAGAAATACTGCAAGTGCTTTAGAAAATGGTGCTAAATTAGTGGTGCTAGATCCAAGAAAGTCTACTACCGCTTCTAGAGCACATGAGTGGATTCCTATAAAACCAGGTACTGATTTAGCTTTTGCATTAGCTATGATAAAAGTTATAGTTGAAGAAGATTTATATGACAAAGATTTTGTGAATAAATACACAGAGGGGATAGACGAGATTAAAGAATTTGTAAAGGACTATACACCTGAATGGGCAGAAAAAATTACTGAGATACCAAAAGATACGATAGTTAAAATAGCAAGAGAATTTTCAAATAATAAACCTGCTTTTATTCCAAGTCATAAAAGAGATGCTGCTGGTCCTAATTATTCTAATAGCTCTAGACTAGCTCAGGCTCAAATTATTTTAAATGCACTAGTTGGTAGTATAGATAGAAAAGGAGGGGCTATTTTATCAAGAAATCCTGGTTTTCCTGGATTTGATGAAGTTTTTCCATCACCTGAATTTCCACAACCAAAAACACAAAGGATTGATGGCTTTGAACAGCATCCAATTATATCAGAAATGTATAGAGGTGACTTTGCGACTCTAGCTGAAGGGATTTTAACAGAGAATCCTTATCCAGTAAAAGCAGCTTTATTACGGGGATATACTACACTTAGTTTTCCTAATGCTAAAAGAATGACTAAAGCTCTTACAAAGCTAGATTTTCTTGTTACTTTTGAAATTTTACCATCAGAAGCTGTACAGCTTTCAGATATAGTACTTCCTGAACCACACTGGTTAGAAAGTTCAGGGTTTAGTGATAGGGGGTATCATTGTCTTCATCCTCAAGTTGCAGTACGTTTACCTGCAAGTGAAAGGCTACACGATACTAGAGGTTTTAGTTCTATCATTACTGATCTCGCTAAAAGAATGGGTTATGGAGAATATTTCGAAGGTGTATCAGGAGAAAAGTGGAATGACAAACAACTTAAAGGTATAGGTACTAGTTGGGAAGAGCTTTCAAATGACCCAGATGGGCTTTGGAGTAAACAACTACCTTTTGAACCAACGACAGAGTTTGACACTCCAAGTGGAAAAATCGAATTATATTCTACAGTATTAAAAGAAAATGGATATGATCCACTTCCATACTGGAAGGCAAAACGAGAAGAGCCTAGTGAAGAGTATCCCTTTTATTTTATAATTTCTAGACCTTCAGTTCATAAAATGCATAGTACTCAAAATAATCCTATAGCTAATGAAATTAGTCCCGAAAACCATGCGGTTATGAACTCAAAAACAGCACTAGAATTAGGTATAAATGATGGAGATGAAGTAATTGTTGAGTCTAAAGTTTCTCAAATAAAAGTTAATGCAAAGCTTATAGAGGGAATTAGACCTGATTGTGTAATGGTTAAACACGGATTTGGAAGATGGAGTAAAGAACTTTCTGTAGCACACTCAAAAGGTGCTAATGAAGGTGATCTGATTCCTGATATGACTGTAGATGAAATGCGAAATATAAATGATCCTGGAGCTGGAGCATGTATGTCAGACTTCTGTGTTAAAGTATTTAAAGCTTAA
- a CDS encoding TorD/DmsD family molecular chaperone: MLSSLFYDVPNELQLKDYLLITKRLSEICDKDTRNELHFLNNRIESVLDKDLNQIAVEYSKLFLLPNGVVPYASCYLDGKKLLKQESWEQVKDFYMKLGWKIDEDENYLADHISVELAFMAKLVEECDKKVQNQFFNSFLITWLPSLFQDIKNKEISYFYYAVACFGDAFIKKEQNRIWDGGVKNG, translated from the coding sequence TTGTTATCTAGCTTATTTTATGATGTACCTAATGAACTGCAATTAAAAGATTATTTATTAATCACTAAGAGATTGTCTGAAATTTGTGATAAAGACACACGAAATGAACTTCACTTTTTAAATAACCGAATAGAAAGTGTTTTAGATAAAGATTTAAACCAAATAGCAGTTGAATATTCTAAACTTTTTTTACTTCCTAACGGTGTAGTTCCGTATGCATCGTGTTATCTTGATGGAAAAAAATTATTAAAACAAGAGTCATGGGAACAGGTGAAAGATTTTTACATGAAGTTGGGTTGGAAAATAGATGAAGATGAAAATTATTTAGCAGATCACATAAGTGTAGAGCTCGCTTTTATGGCAAAACTTGTTGAGGAGTGTGATAAGAAAGTACAAAATCAATTTTTTAACTCGTTTTTAATAACGTGGTTGCCTAGTTTATTTCAAGATATTAAAAATAAAGAAATATCTTATTTTTATTATGCTGTAGCTTGTTTTGGTGATGCTTTTATAAAAAAAGAGCAAAATAGAATTTGGGATGGGGGGGTTAAGAATGGATGA
- a CDS encoding cyclase family protein gives MNIIDLTHSIHDKMPVYPGTTPPVFETSNTLETDGFIEKRITMFSHTGTHIDAPSHIFEDDISLDDFNIDDFIGKGTVINVKSNYEISKDILINHEQDISSADFLLFNTEWNKLWGKDDYYHDYPVLTTKAAKWLIDNFNLKGIGVDAISMDRAQDDHLPIHHLLLKNKLLIIENLTNLEKLENSFTFYCLPLKTQNSDGAPVRAIAIIQ, from the coding sequence ATGAATATAATTGATTTAACACATAGCATTCATGATAAAATGCCGGTTTATCCAGGAACTACCCCCCCTGTTTTCGAGACTTCAAATACTCTAGAAACAGATGGGTTTATTGAAAAACGTATTACCATGTTTTCACATACTGGAACTCATATAGATGCACCCTCACATATTTTTGAAGATGATATATCATTAGATGATTTCAATATAGATGATTTTATTGGAAAGGGAACAGTTATAAATGTAAAAAGTAATTATGAAATTTCTAAAGATATTTTAATAAATCATGAACAAGATATATCTTCAGCTGATTTTCTACTATTTAATACTGAGTGGAATAAATTATGGGGAAAAGATGACTATTATCATGATTATCCCGTCTTAACTACTAAAGCAGCAAAGTGGTTAATAGATAACTTTAATCTTAAAGGAATTGGAGTAGATGCTATTTCTATGGATAGAGCTCAAGACGACCATTTACCTATCCACCATTTACTTTTAAAAAATAAACTATTAATAATTGAAAACTTAACAAACTTAGAGAAATTAGAAAATAGCTTTACATTTTACTGTCTACCCTTAAAAACACAAAATTCTGATGGAGCTCCAGTAAGAGCAATTGCAATTATACAATAA
- a CDS encoding transposase, which produces MKQVMDEKVESYKSRIDQLNSLKKEFKDEGIKQVCLTDPEAKSMKNNGKYEVCYNMQAVVDNKYKFLVNFEIVNDINDQSQLSNMVTKTRSIFSDQKITALADTGYFNMSEILGRAFKNRCVWSFSHSIVLY; this is translated from the coding sequence ATGAAACAAGTTATGGATGAAAAAGTTGAAAGTTACAAGTCTAGGATTGATCAACTTAATTCCCTCAAAAAGGAATTCAAAGACGAGGGAATAAAGCAGGTCTGTTTAACCGATCCTGAAGCTAAATCTATGAAGAATAATGGAAAATATGAAGTCTGTTATAATATGCAGGCAGTAGTAGATAACAAATATAAATTCTTGGTAAACTTTGAAATAGTAAATGATATAAATGATCAGAGTCAATTATCAAATATGGTAACAAAAACAAGGAGTATATTCAGTGATCAAAAAATTACGGCACTAGCAGATACAGGGTATTTTAATATGTCTGAAATACTTGGTAGAGCATTTAAAAATAGATGCGTATGGTCTTTTTCACACTCGATTGTACTCTATTAA
- a CDS encoding Mrp/NBP35 family ATP-binding protein, translated as MGMEKLSTNEGSSIKNIVAVMSGKGGVGKSFVSSLLASTLKGKGYRVGVLDTDITGPSIPKMFGVENEKPMADKDENILPVSSENGIKVMSINVLTEKKDDPVIWRGPLIANTVSQFYTDVAWGELDYLILDLPPGTGDVPLTVMQQIDLSGIVIVTSPQDVVDLIVKKSYRMAEMLSVPVLGIVENMSYLECPDCGKKIQVFGESKVDENNYEVGLDLTAKLPLKHDFATYADEGKMDSLRGPLQTFSEELVSKLQNK; from the coding sequence ATGGGTATGGAAAAACTATCTACAAATGAAGGTTCTAGTATCAAGAACATTGTAGCGGTTATGAGTGGAAAAGGTGGTGTTGGTAAGTCATTTGTAAGTTCTTTGTTGGCCTCTACGCTTAAAGGAAAAGGTTATAGAGTGGGAGTTTTAGATACAGATATTACTGGCCCTAGTATTCCAAAAATGTTTGGTGTTGAAAACGAAAAACCCATGGCTGATAAAGATGAAAATATTTTACCAGTATCTTCAGAAAATGGTATTAAAGTAATGTCAATAAATGTGCTTACAGAAAAGAAGGATGATCCCGTGATCTGGCGAGGACCGTTAATTGCCAATACTGTTAGTCAGTTCTACACAGATGTAGCCTGGGGTGAATTGGACTATTTAATTTTAGACCTACCTCCAGGAACAGGTGATGTACCTTTAACTGTTATGCAGCAAATCGATCTGTCAGGAATAGTGATAGTAACTTCTCCGCAAGATGTGGTTGATTTAATTGTCAAAAAATCTTATAGAATGGCTGAAATGCTATCAGTGCCTGTCTTGGGGATAGTAGAAAATATGAGCTATTTAGAATGTCCGGATTGTGGCAAGAAAATACAGGTGTTTGGGGAGAGCAAAGTTGACGAAAATAATTATGAAGTAGGGCTGGATCTAACTGCAAAACTTCCTTTAAAACATGATTTTGCTACATATGCCGATGAGGGCAAAATGGATAGTTTGAGAGGACCTCTACAAACTTTTAGTGAGGAACTAGTTTCTAAGTTACAAAATAAATAA
- a CDS encoding peptide ABC transporter substrate-binding protein — protein MKKKFLISILSLMILVSLTLSACDNDEKTSTNGEVEQELSLSLAGEPESLDPAIGSDNNSAQVIERVMEPLTRLDVKDDETVIVPGAAKSWDVCEEGLEWTFHLRDTKWSDGEPLLAKHFEYGIKRILDPKTASPMSSFLYDIKNASEIASGELNVQKAGVEAIDDHTLKIKLENPVPHFLHLTSGSTMTPQRKDIIEKYGSSYGTESDKLVFTGPFKVDEWVHNNNITLVKNENYWDKDSVKLETVNMKIINEESALMGELKNGNVDVATVESAEWIEELDKHDDLKSSTQYLPRTGYIFMNQEIELLSNPKIRQAFSVAIDREEIQDNFHQNVNRAAYGWLAPPIELDGKSFREQVSIDPITELLQENPDAKALFEEGLEELGKEKEPSEITLEIMLPSDRQDFAEYLQQVFSKELGINVVLDSTEWPVFQERNRELDYEMGFKGAHAPYNDPNSLLEIWKTDADIIPTGWSCSEFDELVDKAALSLCEDERFENFKQAERILVKEESVIIPYVYYTENTYKQKYVKGITQPDFGMMGIRNAYIDK, from the coding sequence ATGAAAAAGAAGTTTTTAATTTCTATTTTATCATTAATGATTTTAGTTAGCTTGACTTTATCTGCTTGTGATAATGATGAAAAAACATCAACAAATGGAGAAGTAGAACAGGAACTCAGTCTTTCGTTAGCAGGTGAACCGGAATCTCTAGATCCAGCTATAGGTTCAGATAATAATTCAGCTCAAGTAATAGAACGAGTGATGGAACCTTTAACTAGGTTAGATGTTAAAGATGATGAAACTGTAATTGTTCCAGGAGCAGCAAAATCATGGGATGTATGTGAGGAAGGGTTAGAATGGACCTTTCATTTAAGAGATACTAAATGGTCTGATGGTGAACCCTTACTTGCTAAACATTTTGAATATGGTATTAAAAGAATTCTTGATCCTAAAACAGCTTCACCAATGTCATCTTTTCTATATGATATAAAAAATGCTTCTGAAATTGCAAGTGGAGAACTAAATGTTCAAAAAGCTGGAGTAGAAGCAATTGATGACCACACATTAAAGATTAAACTAGAAAATCCTGTACCTCATTTTTTACATTTAACATCAGGAAGTACTATGACCCCACAAAGAAAAGACATTATTGAAAAATATGGTTCTTCTTATGGTACTGAATCTGATAAGTTAGTATTTACTGGTCCTTTTAAAGTTGATGAATGGGTCCATAATAACAATATTACGTTAGTTAAAAACGAAAATTACTGGGACAAAGATTCAGTTAAATTGGAAACTGTGAATATGAAAATTATTAACGAAGAGAGTGCTTTAATGGGTGAGTTAAAAAATGGAAACGTAGATGTTGCTACAGTGGAAAGTGCAGAATGGATAGAGGAATTAGATAAACACGATGATCTTAAAAGCTCTACTCAATATCTTCCGAGAACAGGCTATATTTTCATGAATCAGGAAATAGAACTTTTATCTAATCCAAAAATAAGACAAGCTTTTTCTGTTGCTATAGACCGTGAAGAGATTCAAGACAATTTTCATCAAAATGTAAATAGAGCTGCATATGGCTGGTTAGCACCTCCCATTGAGCTTGATGGTAAAAGCTTTCGAGAACAAGTTAGTATAGATCCTATCACGGAGTTGCTTCAGGAAAATCCTGATGCTAAAGCTCTTTTTGAAGAGGGATTAGAAGAGTTAGGAAAAGAAAAAGAACCTAGTGAAATCACACTTGAAATTATGCTACCTAGTGATAGGCAAGATTTTGCAGAATACTTACAACAGGTTTTTAGTAAAGAATTAGGAATTAATGTAGTATTAGATTCAACAGAGTGGCCAGTATTTCAAGAACGAAATAGAGAATTAGACTATGAGATGGGTTTCAAAGGAGCTCATGCACCTTATAATGATCCAAATTCTCTATTAGAAATATGGAAAACAGATGCTGATATCATACCTACAGGATGGTCATGTTCTGAATTTGATGAATTAGTCGATAAAGCGGCATTGAGCCTTTGTGAAGATGAAAGGTTTGAAAATTTCAAACAGGCTGAAAGAATTTTAGTAAAGGAAGAAAGTGTAATAATTCCTTATGTTTATTATACGGAGAATACTTACAAACAAAAATACGTCAAAGGGATTACACAACCAGACTTTGGTATGATGGGAATTAGAAACGCTTATATCGACAAATAA